A region from the Cystobacter ferrugineus genome encodes:
- a CDS encoding sensor histidine kinase — protein MTTSPHSGSLHRFEQVLAWLVPVASGLAVLVASLDLLGWALASRLLIQLVPLPGVGIMMPNTAIGFVLSGTALWLLHEEEADPRRRWTGQALALATLLLGGMILSEYIFGIDLGIDLLLFGETVKHLAPGLPGRPSPLGALSFCLTGLMLLLMHVRTRQGWLPARLLALVVMLVSSQVLIGYVYLDERLFQPERLVFPVPPSSSMAVHSTLLFLLLSLGILSIHRERGLTGMLLRDDIGGIMARRLLPATILTPLLLGGALLLGERLGLYGATLAFSIFVLITMAAFLLLVAWNANTLSLMDARHRSEEALRNSEARFRTSFEHAPIGMSLAGLDGQFLNVNGALCELVGYSQQELLTKTFQDITYSEDLELDLENVHRMIQGEFNTYQLEKRYIHKDGHLVTILMTGSLVRDSRGEPLYFIAQIQDISERKQLEQAWRFLAEAGPRLAASLEPQATLTTVAGLAVPALADWCMIYLFGEDGRVQGVEIMAASPEKSRLLREMITAYPHDLSQEGDIVAHVLQTGQSALVPEIPEALLEERARDVRHLELLHRLEPRSDIVVPLTTHGRILGVLILTMSESGRRYGARDLALAEELAHRAALAIDNAHFHEQSEQATRTRDEVLRIVAHDLRTPLNVISLSARKLLVSPPEKRATDTSSLESIQKAVDRATRLIQDLLDVARMEAGRLSVDRGLEQTAPLVKEAAELHRALAEEKSIQLTVAVAEDVPPVFADRDRVIQILSNLLGNALKFTPEGGRITLRAEPAGHMMRFSVGDTGAGIPKENLPHLFEPFWQASVGRKEGAGLGLAIVKGLVDAHGGRIWVESKPGGGSTFFFTLPTAIPATEHSPHHA, from the coding sequence ATGACGACGTCGCCGCACAGCGGTTCTCTCCATCGGTTCGAGCAGGTGCTCGCATGGCTGGTACCAGTCGCGAGTGGGCTCGCCGTTCTGGTCGCGTCTCTGGATCTGCTCGGCTGGGCCCTGGCCAGCAGGCTGCTCATCCAGCTCGTTCCCCTGCCAGGTGTCGGCATCATGATGCCGAACACCGCGATAGGCTTCGTCCTGAGTGGCACCGCGCTCTGGTTGCTCCACGAAGAAGAGGCGGATCCGCGGCGGCGCTGGACGGGTCAAGCCCTGGCGCTCGCGACCCTGCTGTTGGGAGGCATGATCCTCTCCGAGTACATCTTCGGGATCGACCTCGGCATCGACCTCCTGCTCTTCGGAGAGACCGTCAAGCATCTGGCTCCGGGGCTTCCGGGACGGCCCTCGCCCTTGGGCGCGTTGAGCTTCTGTCTCACGGGGCTGATGCTCCTGCTGATGCATGTCAGGACTCGCCAGGGATGGCTGCCAGCCCGGCTCCTGGCCCTGGTCGTCATGCTCGTCTCCTCCCAGGTCCTCATCGGGTACGTCTACCTGGACGAGCGTCTGTTCCAGCCCGAGCGACTCGTCTTCCCCGTACCACCCTCCTCGAGCATGGCGGTCCATTCAACGCTCCTCTTCCTCCTGTTGTCTCTCGGCATCCTGTCCATCCATCGCGAGCGCGGGCTGACAGGCATGCTCCTCCGGGACGACATCGGGGGCATCATGGCGCGCCGGCTTCTCCCCGCGACCATCCTCACTCCCCTGCTGCTGGGTGGAGCCCTGCTCCTGGGTGAACGGCTGGGGCTCTACGGAGCCACGTTGGCCTTCTCGATCTTCGTGCTCATCACGATGGCCGCCTTCCTGCTCCTGGTCGCGTGGAATGCGAACACCCTCTCCCTGATGGATGCGCGGCACCGGTCCGAGGAAGCGCTCCGCAACAGTGAGGCGCGCTTCCGGACCTCGTTCGAGCACGCACCGATCGGAATGTCCCTGGCTGGTCTGGACGGCCAGTTCCTGAACGTGAACGGCGCACTGTGCGAGCTCGTCGGCTACTCACAGCAGGAGCTCCTCACCAAGACGTTCCAGGACATCACCTACTCCGAGGACCTGGAGTTGGACCTGGAGAACGTGCACCGGATGATCCAAGGAGAGTTCAACACCTATCAACTGGAAAAGCGCTACATCCACAAGGATGGCCACCTCGTGACCATCCTGATGACAGGCTCCCTGGTGCGCGACTCTCGGGGTGAGCCGCTCTACTTCATCGCGCAGATCCAGGACATTTCCGAGCGCAAACAGCTCGAACAGGCATGGCGCTTCCTGGCCGAGGCGGGTCCACGGCTCGCGGCCTCGCTCGAGCCCCAGGCCACCCTCACCACCGTCGCGGGGTTGGCCGTTCCCGCCCTGGCCGACTGGTGCATGATCTACCTCTTCGGAGAAGACGGGCGGGTGCAGGGGGTGGAAATCATGGCGGCGTCTCCAGAGAAATCGCGCCTGCTGCGCGAGATGATCACCGCCTATCCCCATGACCTGTCCCAGGAGGGAGACATCGTCGCCCACGTCCTCCAGACGGGACAGTCGGCGCTCGTCCCGGAGATCCCTGAAGCACTACTCGAGGAGAGAGCGAGGGACGTCCGTCACCTGGAATTGCTCCACCGCCTCGAGCCCCGCTCGGACATCGTCGTGCCCCTCACCACGCACGGGCGCATCCTGGGCGTGCTCATCCTCACGATGTCTGAATCAGGGCGCCGCTATGGTGCCCGGGACCTCGCCCTCGCCGAGGAACTGGCCCATCGCGCCGCGCTCGCCATCGACAATGCCCACTTCCATGAACAGTCCGAGCAGGCCACCCGCACTCGCGACGAGGTTCTCCGGATCGTCGCCCACGATCTCCGCACTCCGTTGAATGTCATCTCCCTGAGCGCCAGGAAGCTCCTGGTGTCTCCCCCCGAGAAGAGAGCCACGGACACGAGCTCACTCGAATCCATCCAGAAGGCGGTCGACCGGGCGACCCGGCTCATCCAGGATCTGCTGGACGTCGCCCGGATGGAGGCCGGCCGGCTCTCAGTGGACCGTGGCTTGGAGCAGACCGCGCCACTCGTCAAGGAGGCCGCCGAGTTGCATCGCGCACTCGCGGAGGAGAAGTCCATCCAACTCACGGTCGCCGTCGCGGAGGACGTTCCCCCTGTCTTCGCCGACCGCGACCGGGTGATTCAGATCCTCTCGAACCTGCTCGGCAACGCGCTCAAGTTCACTCCGGAGGGTGGACGGATCACGCTTCGCGCCGAACCGGCGGGGCACATGATGCGCTTCTCCGTGGGAGACACGGGCGCAGGGATTCCCAAGGAGAACCTGCCCCACCTCTTCGAACCCTTCTGGCAGGCCTCCGTGGGAAGGAAGGAAGGGGCCGGTCTGGGACTCGCCATCGTGAAGGGGCTCGTCGACGCCCACGGCGGACGCATCTGGGTCGAGAGCAAGCCTGGAGGAGGGAGCACCTTCTTCTTCACACTTCCCACCGCGATTCCGGCCACGGAACACTCCCCGCATCACGCATGA